In the genome of Physeter macrocephalus isolate SW-GA chromosome 20, ASM283717v5, whole genome shotgun sequence, one region contains:
- the GLRX3 gene encoding glutaredoxin-3 isoform X3, producing MDRLDGAHAPELTKKVQRHASSGSFPPSGNEHPKEDLTLRLKKLTHAAPCMLFMKGTPQEPRCGFSKQMVEILNKHNIQFSSFDIFSDEEVRQGLKTYSNWPTYPQLYVSGELIGGLDIIKELEASKELDTICPKAPKLEERLKVLTKKASVMLFMKGNKQEAKCGFSRQILEILNSTAVEYETFDILEDEEVRQGLKTYSNWPTYPQLYVKGELVGGLDIVKELKENGELLPILKGEN from the exons ATGGACCGATTAGATGGTGCCCACGCCCCAGAGTTGACTAAAAAGGTTCAGCGACATGCGTCTAGCGGCTCCTTCCCACCCAGTGGTAATGAGCACCCGAAGGAAGACCTCACCCTTCGCCTGAAGAAGTTAACTCACGCTGCCCCCTGCATGTTGTTCATGAAGGGAACGCCTCAGGAGCCGCGCTGCG GTTTCAGCAAGCAGATGGTGGAAATTCTTAACAAACATAATATTCAGTTTAGCAGCTTCGATATCTTCTCAGATGAAGAAGTTCGTCAGGGCCTCAAAACCTATTCCAATTGGCCCACCTATCCCCAGCTCTATGTTTCTGGAGAGCTCATAGGAGGACTTGATATAATTAAG GAGCTAGAAGCATCTAAAGAACTAGACACAATTTGCCCCAAAGCCCCCAAGTTAGAGGAAAG GCTCAAAGTACTGACAAAGAAAGCTTCTGTGATGCTGTttatgaaaggaaacaaacag gaAGCTAAGTGTGGCTTCAGCAGACAGATTCTGGAAATACTAAATAGTACCGC TGTTGAATATGAGACATTTGATATCTTGGAGGATGAAGAA GTTCGGCAAGGATTAAAAACTTACTCCAATTGGCCAACATACCCTCAGCTGTATGTGAAAGGGGAGCTTGTTGGAGGACTGGACATCGTTAAG gaactgAAGGAAAATGGTGAGTTGCTGCCTATactgaaaggagaaaattaa